One stretch of Echeneis naucrates chromosome 11, fEcheNa1.1, whole genome shotgun sequence DNA includes these proteins:
- the fam221a gene encoding protein FAM221A, whose product MEKICLDQSALKAVDEYWEYRRIVGDDDGGTPFTPEQYEEYKKRVLPQRLKNRLYVSFGVPDGIDCKLIGPETECFCAHRYKQHKTDFEVIPPERPLSLPCQVRGCHCSAYEYVPRNGPNPVRCRCKHLPQDHSKATGHLCMKCNSCTGFQSTYICGCGQPCSAHQTLIETKPEREARFQPVGRDVPYAAMGGLTGFSSLLDGYFALGGCGSGTLKPIHLDL is encoded by the exons ATGGAGAAAATCTGCCTTGATCAATCAGCTTTAAAAGCAGTTGATGAGTACTGGGAGTACAGAAG GATTGTGGGTGATGATGACGGAGGTACCCCATTCACACCTGAGCAATATGAGGAATACAAAAAGAGGGTGCTCCCTCAGCGACTGAAAAACAGGTTGTATGTGAGCTTTGGGGTGCCAGACGGTATCGACTGTAAACTCATTGGTCCTGAGACAGAGTGCTTCTGCGCACATAG GTACAAGCAACATAAGACTGACTTTGAAGTGATTCCCCCTGAGCGGCCCCTGTCCCTCCCATGCCAGGTTAGGGGATGTCATTGTTCTGCCTATGAGTATGTTCCTCGAAATGGGCCAAACCCTGTCCGCTGCAGGTGTAAACACTTACCACAGGATCACAGTAAAGCTACTGGCCACTTGTGCATGAAGT gCAATTCCTGCACTGGATTTCAGAGCACCTACATCTGTGGCTGTGGCCAGCCCTGCTCTGCTCACCAGACTCTG ATTGAGACAAAACCTGAGAGGGAGGCACGGTTTCAGCCAGTAGGTAGAGATGTCCCTTATGCTGCCATGGGTGGCCTGACAGGATTCAGCTCCCTTTTGGATGGCTACTTTGCACTAGGGGGCTGTGGCTCAGGTACCTTGAAGCCTATACACCTTGACTTGTAG
- the ccdc126 gene encoding coiled-coil domain-containing protein 126 encodes MLGVLLRRNMSQKLSMLLLLFGLAWGLMLLRYTVQQPRHQSSAELREQILELSRRYVKVLTEENQNSPGGPQGTSMAGYADLKRTIAVLLDDILTRLVKLEGKIELVVNASSTNISHTAGGVLASSHPGTSRLHPHMPIRPRPHQGA; translated from the exons ATGCTGGGTGTACTCCTGAGGAGGAACATGTCCCAGAAGCTGAGTatgctgttgctgttatttGGCCTGGCATGGGGCCTTATGCTGCTGCGCTACACTGTGCAACAGCCTCGACATCAGAGCAGCGCTGAGCTACGTGAGCAGATCCTGGAGCTCAGCCGACGATATGTCAAGGTCCTGACAGAGGAGAACCAGAATTCACCAGGAGGGCCTCAAGGAACCTCTATGGCTGGCTATG ctgatctgaagagGACTATAGCTGTGCTGCTGGATGACATCCTGACACGGCTGGTCAAGCTGGAGGGGAAAATCGAATTGGTAGTCAATGCCTCCTCCACTAACATTTCCCACACAGCAGGGGGCGTCCTGGCCTCCAGCCACCCAGGGACATCCCGCCTTCACCCACACATGCCTATTAGGCCACGGCCACATCAAGGAGCATAG